Genomic DNA from Lutibacter sp. A80:
AATATCCAGATGTTGCATCTGTAGAAGTGCTAATATCAATAGCATTTACTCCTAAAGTGAAGCCCCAAGGATTTTCTTTGTCCTGAGCATTAGCATTGCCTAGGGACGTAATTAATAATAAAGCCAATACGGCAATTTTTAAATGTTTCATTTTCAGTGAATTAAATTAAATGTTCTTTTTATTTTTTTAAGTAAAATAAGCTACCTTTACATAACTATTGAAGCAAATTTACAAAATATTCTTAAATACAGAGCAATAATACAATAAATCTAAATAATTTTCAACAATTTACCAACATTTATAAAGGCTTGTATAGCTTTATCTAAATGTTTTTTATCATGAGCTGCAGATAGTTGAACTCTAATTCTTGCTTTTCCTTTTGGAACAACAGGGAAAAAGAATCCAATTACATAAACGCCTTCTTCCAATAACATATTTGCCATATCTTGAGATAGTTTCGCATCGTATAACATTACTGGAACAATTGCAGAATCTCCTTTAACTATATCAAAACCTGCTTTGGTCATTCCTTCTTTAAAATAATTAGTATTCCACTCTAATTTATCTCGTAAAGAAGTATCTTTTGAGATCATTTCAAAAACTTTTAATGACGCACCTACAATTGCTGGCGCTAAAGAATTTGAAAATAAATAAGGTCTAGATCTTTGTCTTAATAATTCTATAATCTCTTTTTTACCAGTGGTATAGCCTCCCATTGCACCTCCAAGCGCTTTCCCTAAGGTTCCGGTAATAATATCAACACGACCCATTACGTTTTTCAACTCTAATGTTCCTCTTCCAGTTTTTCCAATAAAACCAGCGGCATGGCATTCATCAACCATTACTAAAGCGTCATATTTATCGGCTAAATCACATATTTTATCCAAACTTGCCACAACACCATCCATAGAAAAAACACCATCGGTTACTATAATTTTAAATCTATGGTTTTGCTTGTTCGCTTCAATTAACTGAGCCTCTAAATCCGCCATATCATTATTTTGATATCTGTATCTTGCGGCTTTACATAAACGAACTCCGTCTATTATTGAAGCATGATTTAAAGAGTCTGAAATTATAGCGTCTTCTTTCGATAATAATGGTTCAAAAATACCACCATTTGCATCAAATGCAGCAGCGTATAAAATAGTATCTTCCGTTTGATAAAAGTTAGCAATTGTTTGTTCTAACTCTTTATGAATATCTTGTGTTCCACAAATAAAACGCACAGATGACATTCCAAAACCATGTGAGTCTAACGTTTTTTTTGCTGCTGTTATAACTTCAGGATTGTTAGACAAACCTAAATAATTATTTGCGCAAAAATTTACTACTTCTTTTCCTGTATTTAATTTAATTACTGCATCTTGTGAAGATGCTATAATACGTTCAGATTTATACAAACCCGCTTCTTTAATTTCTTGAAGTTCTTTTTGTAAATATTGTTGTATTTTGCCGTACATAATTGCTGTGTTTTTTTACAAATCTATAATTTTTTTAAACTTCTTCAATAATAATTTCATTATTAATATATACAATTATTTTTTTTGCAATTGTATAATTTAACTTTTTTAAAGTTGTAGCATATTTTAAAAGCTGTTGCTGGTATTTTTTATCTGGATTTCCAGTCTTATAATCTATAATTGTAACTTTATTATTATTAACAACTAATCTATCTGGTATAATTATTTTTTTATCTTGAGTAATTATTTCTTGCTCGTTATAAACTTCGTTATTAGTATTAAAATAAGCTTTTAATTGTGGATGATGTACTATGGAATTTAAAATATCTAGAATCTCTTGTTCATCGTTCTTAGAAATTGTACCATTAAAAACATATTGTTTTATAACATCGTCAATATCGTTTTTAGTTATTATTTTTGATAAAATTTCATGAATTAAATTTCCATAACCAATTGCCTTTCCTTGCTCGGTATCCCATAATAATGATGAATTTGCTACTATAGAAATATTATGGTTTTTCCAAGAATTTGAAATAAATACTGTTTGTATAGTTGTGTTACTTTTTTCTTCTACAGGAATTTCAATCCGTTTTGGATCTCCAAATGCATATTCTAAAACTTCTGAATTCCATAAGCCTTGTTGTTTTAAATAATGCACAAACAAACTTGATATAAATTTAATTTCGCTATTATTTTTTGTTGAATTTTTAAGTTCTGAAACTATATACAATTGTTCCACTGCCCTTGTTAAAGCAACATATAAAATATTAAAATTATCTAGTTCTAAGGCTTCTTTACGTTCTTGAAACAAATATTCTCCTTGCCTTCCAATAAGGTTTAGTTTTGAGCTATATTTTACTAAAAAAGAGTCTATTTCACTTATTTCTGATTTTTTATACCAAACTTTAGGGTTAATCTGTCTATAAATATCAATATCATAAGGATAAATAACTACCGGAAATTCTAACCCTTTTGCTTTATGAATTGTCATTATTCTAACTGCATTTTCAGCTTCAGGCGCAACAATACTTAACTTATCTTTTTTAAGTTCCCAAAGTTCTAAAAAATCGTTTATTGAAGGTTGTTTTTTTTGTTGATATTCAAATACAAAATCTAAAAAGAATTGCATATCTGAATCTGATTCTGGAGTTAAATTAAAACTTCTAATTATGTATTCAAAACTTTCATAAAATGGTAGTTGTAAATATTCTTGATAATTAAAAAAGTAGTTATATGCTTTTAATTCATTAAAAAAATTGTCATTTTCTAAATTAATAAAACTACTTAAAAATTCGTGTTTTGAAATTTCTAATTGTAAATAGTTGTATAAAGAATAAAGCATTTTAGCTTTATATTCTTTATTTAAAGGATTGTTTATTACGTTTAAAATGGTAATAATAAAATTTACCTTTTCGTTGTTTTTTAACAACAATGTTTCTGAAGATATTATTTCTATATTATTTTCAGACAAATAATTTGCAATTGTTATTCCCTGCGCTTTAGTTCTTACCAAAACACATACTTCATTTTTTTTAAAAGTAGCATCCAAATTTTGAATAATATCGAATACTTTTTTAGGGTATACTAGATCTTTTTCTTCATCATTTTTATCTTTTTCAACAAATGATAATTGCACAAAACCACCAATATTATTTGTAGTTTTTTGCGAATTTCCTTCAACATATAAATTGCTGTAACTTTTGTTTGCTAAGAATTGAGAAATAAATTTAAAAAAACCATTATTAAACTCTATTATTTCTGAGTAACTTCTATAATTAGTATCTAAATTAGATAATTGTTTTTCTACATAGAAAGGATTATTTTCTTTTTGCCCTTCGTCTAAAGAAAGTGCTATAAATTGTTCTGGATTTCCACCACGCCACCTGTAAATAGATTGCTTTGCATCACCAACCAAAAGCAATTGCCCGGTTTCGCCCATTTCGTTTTCAGATGTTAAAGCATTTTCAATTAATGGAATTAAATTTTTCCATTGTAATTGCGATGTATCTTGCATTTCATCTAAAAAATAATATCGGAATTTTTCACCCAATCTTTCATAAATAAATGGCGCTGGTTCATCTTTAATTGTATCACTTATTAACTGATTAAATTCTGCATTTAACAGTATATTATTCTCTTGTTTTATATCTTGAAGTGCTGAATTTACATAATTTAAAACCGCTAAGGGAATTAAACTTTCAACTAAAATACTATTTAAAACATAGGTGCCATAAGTAGCTTCAAATAATTTTTTTGAAGTGTAATAAAGCTCTTTTAAGTTAGGTGCCATACTATCAATTGTTTGTTTTAAAAAAGGATCGCATTTGGCGGCATATAAATTTTTATTTTCTTCAATAGTTTTATTTAATCTACCATCAAATTTTATAGCTCCAGGTTTTTGTTGTCTAAATTTTTGAAGTTTTATAAAGTAATTAGGAAATTCACCCGAATATCCAAAGTCTTTGATATTTATACCATTTTGTGCTATAATTTCAAGTGCTTGTGTACCTATTTCATTAAAAGTACTTTCAATTTTTTTATTTTCTTTTTGAAGTTTATTTTTTAAATTTTTAAACGCTTCAATTGAAATATTATTTAAAGATTTTAAATGAGTGGTATGATTTTCATTTAAAATAATTTTTGCAAAATCTTTTAATTCATTAGAAATATCCCAGGCTTTATCATCATCTAATTTTTGAATGGCATAATTTACAAGTAATGTAGTAAGTTCTTTATTTTCACCAATTTTAGAAATTACAATATCAACAGCTTCATTTAAAAGGCTTTCAGAATCCATTTCCACATCAAAATTCATTGGTAATTTTAAATCGTGGGCAAAAGTTCTAATAATTTTATGGGTAAAACTATCTATGGTAGTAATATTAAAAGCCCCATAATTTTGCAAAATAGCATTTAATATTACTTTAGATTTTTTAAAAATTACGTCTTCTAGTAAATTTGTTTCTTTACAAATAATAGAGAGCATATTATTTTTTTCAAAGTTTGAAAAACTTTTTAAATTTTGAATAACACGTTCTTTCATTTCACCAGCTGCTTTGTTGGTAAAAGTAACTGCTAAAATTTGTTGAAATTTAAATGAATTATCGCTTAATAAAAGAATTTTTAAATACTCTTTTACCAATGTAAATGTTTTTCCACTTCCAGCAGAAGCACTGTATATTTGAAAATTTTTAGAATGTTGCATTTATAACAATTATAAACGCAAGTTAACAAATTTAAAAAGTTTTATAACAGTTATTATTGAATTTACGATAAAAGAAAAAGGTGTATAAAACTATCTTCCGTTACGCCAATTAAATTTTTTTCTACTGTTCCATTTGTACCTTCTTTGTGCATTTATTTTCATAACTAAACTAAAGGAATAGAACATGTGTGGCTTTAATTGATAATCTGGTGAATTATACTTGTAACCACCTTGGGCATTTACACCAAAAGAGTCGGAAAACCAATAATTAGCTCCTATTCCTGCATTTACCGTACCTCCACTTCTATCGGCAAAAGTATAACCTCCACCAGCATAAATAAAAGGTGTAAAATAATTTTGTGGATTAACAAGGCTATATTGTAGGTTTCCATCTATGGCATAATAAGATATTGCGTCTATTTCAATATCTCCATATCTAGTTATTTTATTTACCGAAAAAGAGACATCTAAAGAAATTCTATTTTTCCAATAACGTGTTACATTAACCTTTGGAGCAAAAACATTCCAATGGTCTTCTGCATTCCAAATCTCATTAAAAAATCCATCTTGGTTTCCTGTGGAAGGATCTAATCCTGGAAAATGTGTTGGGTTTAATACTGGAAAGTAATCTACGGCATTTATTCCTATACCTACAACCCACTTATTTAATTCATCTTGCGCATATGTTTTACTCGCA
This window encodes:
- the kbl gene encoding glycine C-acetyltransferase, whose product is MYGKIQQYLQKELQEIKEAGLYKSERIIASSQDAVIKLNTGKEVVNFCANNYLGLSNNPEVITAAKKTLDSHGFGMSSVRFICGTQDIHKELEQTIANFYQTEDTILYAAAFDANGGIFEPLLSKEDAIISDSLNHASIIDGVRLCKAARYRYQNNDMADLEAQLIEANKQNHRFKIIVTDGVFSMDGVVASLDKICDLADKYDALVMVDECHAAGFIGKTGRGTLELKNVMGRVDIITGTLGKALGGAMGGYTTGKKEIIELLRQRSRPYLFSNSLAPAIVGASLKVFEMISKDTSLRDKLEWNTNYFKEGMTKAGFDIVKGDSAIVPVMLYDAKLSQDMANMLLEEGVYVIGFFFPVVPKGKARIRVQLSAAHDKKHLDKAIQAFINVGKLLKII
- a CDS encoding exodeoxyribonuclease V subunit beta → MQHSKNFQIYSASAGSGKTFTLVKEYLKILLLSDNSFKFQQILAVTFTNKAAGEMKERVIQNLKSFSNFEKNNMLSIICKETNLLEDVIFKKSKVILNAILQNYGAFNITTIDSFTHKIIRTFAHDLKLPMNFDVEMDSESLLNEAVDIVISKIGENKELTTLLVNYAIQKLDDDKAWDISNELKDFAKIILNENHTTHLKSLNNISIEAFKNLKNKLQKENKKIESTFNEIGTQALEIIAQNGINIKDFGYSGEFPNYFIKLQKFRQQKPGAIKFDGRLNKTIEENKNLYAAKCDPFLKQTIDSMAPNLKELYYTSKKLFEATYGTYVLNSILVESLIPLAVLNYVNSALQDIKQENNILLNAEFNQLISDTIKDEPAPFIYERLGEKFRYYFLDEMQDTSQLQWKNLIPLIENALTSENEMGETGQLLLVGDAKQSIYRWRGGNPEQFIALSLDEGQKENNPFYVEKQLSNLDTNYRSYSEIIEFNNGFFKFISQFLANKSYSNLYVEGNSQKTTNNIGGFVQLSFVEKDKNDEEKDLVYPKKVFDIIQNLDATFKKNEVCVLVRTKAQGITIANYLSENNIEIISSETLLLKNNEKVNFIITILNVINNPLNKEYKAKMLYSLYNYLQLEISKHEFLSSFINLENDNFFNELKAYNYFFNYQEYLQLPFYESFEYIIRSFNLTPESDSDMQFFLDFVFEYQQKKQPSINDFLELWELKKDKLSIVAPEAENAVRIMTIHKAKGLEFPVVIYPYDIDIYRQINPKVWYKKSEISEIDSFLVKYSSKLNLIGRQGEYLFQERKEALELDNFNILYVALTRAVEQLYIVSELKNSTKNNSEIKFISSLFVHYLKQQGLWNSEVLEYAFGDPKRIEIPVEEKSNTTIQTVFISNSWKNHNISIVANSSLLWDTEQGKAIGYGNLIHEILSKIITKNDIDDVIKQYVFNGTISKNDEQEILDILNSIVHHPQLKAYFNTNNEVYNEQEIITQDKKIIIPDRLVVNNNKVTIIDYKTGNPDKKYQQQLLKYATTLKKLNYTIAKKIIVYINNEIIIEEV
- a CDS encoding transporter; this translates as MKNGLFRNILLLIFFNIVFASKTYAQDELNKWVVGIGINAVDYFPVLNPTHFPGLDPSTGNQDGFFNEIWNAEDHWNVFAPKVNVTRYWKNRISLDVSFSVNKITRYGDIEIDAISYYAIDGNLQYSLVNPQNYFTPFIYAGGGYTFADRSGGTVNAGIGANYWFSDSFGVNAQGGYKYNSPDYQLKPHMFYSFSLVMKINAQRRYKWNSRKKFNWRNGR